One region of Fragaria vesca subsp. vesca linkage group LG4, FraVesHawaii_1.0, whole genome shotgun sequence genomic DNA includes:
- the LOC101294555 gene encoding ABC transporter B family member 11-like yields MAVPHPTGTIRYTGTFILIGLQQRYRDLMSRVALKYVYLAIGAAAAAFLQMSCWMITGERQAAQIRCLYLKTILRQDVSFFDKEANTGEIVGRMSGDTVLIQEAMGEKVGTFIQLVATFIAGFVIAFIKGWHLTLVLLTSIPPLVLSGALISLTIRKLASRGQAAYSIGANVVEQTIGSIRTVVSFTGEKKAITKYNNSLTKAYKSGVQEGLASGVGLGTVLCTIFCSYALAIWYGGKMILEKGYNGGDVINVIFAVLTGSFSLGQASPCVSAFSSGQAAAYKMFETINRKPIIDVYDTRGLKSQEIKGDIELRDVYFSYPARPDEQIFIGFSLSIPSGATAALVGQSGSGKSTVISLIERYYDPQAGEILIDGINLKEFQLKWIREKIGLVSQEPVLFSGSIKDNIAYGKDGATTEETRAAAELANADKFIDKLPQGLDTMVGEHGTQLSGGQKQRVAIARAILKNPKILLLDEATSALDAESERVVQEALDRIMVNRTTIIVAHRLSTVRNADTIAVIHRGKIVEKGLHTELVKDPDGAYSQLIRLQEINSISEHQAQNNHERPELSSSFRKLSSLRSISQRSSEIGNSSRRSHSFSISHGALTVTGIHEITPAEPDIPAVTSEVHPEVSLSRLAYLNKTEIPILLLGTIGAAMCGVILPIFGVLISSVIKCFFDPPHQLRKDSKFWALIFVVLGVAALLAHPMRAYFFAVAGCKLIRRVRSLCFEKVVYMEASWFDEAEHSSGAIGARLSGNAASLRGLVGDALSLAVMNTSTAIAGFIIAFMANWQLAFIMLFMLPLLGISGYFQMEILKGLSANAKIMYEDASQVATDAVGSIRTIASFCAEEKITKLYQTKCEGPIKAGIRQGIVSGIGFGLSFFLLFSVYACSFYAGARLVGAGKTTFQDVFRVFFALTMTAIALSQQSSFAPDASKGKSSAASLFAIIDRKSKIDASDNSGTTIENLKGEIEFRHISFKYPNRPNVPIFQDLCLTIHYGKTVALVGESGSGKSTVISLLQRFYDPDSGYITLDGTKMQTLQLKWLRQQMGLVSQEPLLFNDTIRANIAYGKDGSATETEIIAAAELANAHKFISSLQQGYDTIVGERGVQLSGGQKQRVAIARAIMKAPKILLLDEATSALDAESERVVQDALDQVMVDQTTVVVAHRLSTIKGANLIAVVKNGVIAEKGKHETLISIEGGTYASLVALHASTSS; encoded by the exons GTAGCACTAAAGTACGTTTACTTGGCTATAGGGGCAGCTGCTGCTGCATTTTTAC AGATGTCTTGCTGGATGATCACCGGAGAGAGACAGGCTGCACAAATACGATGTTTATACTTGAAAACAATATTGAGACAAGATGTTAGTTTTTTCGATAAAGAAGCCAACACTGGAGAAATTGTTGGGAGAATGTCAGGTGATACTGTGCTTATTCAAGAGGCCATGGGGGAAAAA GTAGGAACTTTTATCCAGTTGGTTGCTACATTTATAGCAGGTTTTGTTATAGCATTTATCAAGGGATGGCATCTCACCCTTGTCCTGCTCACCTCTATTCCCCCTCTTGTCCTTTCTGGAGCTCTCATCAGCCTCACTATAAGGAAATTGGCATCCCGCGGACAAGCTGCTTATTCTATTGGGGCTAATGTGGTAGAGCAGACAATTGGTTCAATCAGAACT GTTGTGTCATTTACCGGGGAGAAGAAAGCTATAACTAAGTACAACAACTCCTTAACTAAAGCTTACAAGTCTGGCGTACAAGAGGGTTTAGCATCAGGAGTGGGTCTTGGTACGGTTCTTTGTACTATATTCTGCAGTTATGCATTGGCTATTTGGTATGGCGGCAAAATGATACTTGAAAAAGGGTACAATGGAGGCGATGTCATTAATGTTATTTTTGCTGTCTTGACTGGTTCTTT CTCTCTTGGGCAAGCATCTCCATGCGTGAGTGCATTTTCCTCTGGACAAGCTGCAGCTTATAAGATGTTCGAGACAATTAACAGAAAGCCAATTATAGATGTGTATGACACCAGAGGACTAAAATCACAAGAGATCAAAGGAGATATTGAACTGAGGGATGTTTATTTTAGTTATCCAGCAAGACCAGATGAGCAAATATTTATTGGATTTTCTCTCTCAATACCTAGTGGTGCAACTGCTGCTTTAGTTGGACAAAGTGGAAGTGGTAAATCAACTGTCATCAGTTTGATTGAAAGATATTATGACCCCCAAGCTGGTGAAATTCTTATTGATGGGATTAATCTAAAGGAGTTCCAACTGAAATGGATCAGAGAGAAAATAGGCCTTGTTAGCCAGGAACCAGTTTTGTTTAGTGGCAGCATTAAAGATAATATTGCCTATGGAAAAGATGGTGCAACAACTGAGGAAACGAGGGCTGCAGCTGAGCTGGCCAATGCTGATAAATTCATAGACAAACTGCCTCAG GGACTAGATACAATGGTTGGTGAGCATGGAACTCAGCTATCCGGGGGTCAAAAGCAGAGAGTTGCAATAGCAAGAGCAATTCTTAAGAACCCGAAAATTTTACTCTTGGATGAGGCCACAAGCGCTCTGGACGCAGAATCCGAGAGAGTTGTGCAAGAGGCATTGGACAGAATAATGGTTAACAGGACTACAATCATTGTAGCTCACCGCTTGAGCACAGTGAGGAATGCTGATACCATTGCAGTGATACATCGTGGAAAAATTGTTGAGAAAG GACTACATACTGAGCTAGTTAAAGATCCAGATGGTGCATATAGCCAATTAATAAGGTTGCAAGAAATTAACAGTATATCAGAACATCAGGCTCAAAATAATCACGAAAGGCCAGAACTTTCCTCAAGTTTCCGGAAACTTTCTTCTTTGAGATCCATAAGTCAGAGGTCATCAGAAATAGGAAATAGTAGTCGACGTAGTCACTCATTTTCAATCTCTCATGGTGCCCTTACTGTGACCGGTATCCATGAAATAACACCTGCTGAACCTGACATTCCAGCTGTAACATCAGAAGTGCATCCAGAAGTCTCACTTAGCCGCCTGGCTTACCTAAATAAGACAGAAATCCCAATACTACTTTTAGGTACTATAGGGGCAGCAATGTGTGGTGTAATCTTACCTATTTTTGGGGTGCTAATATCAAGCGTAATCAAGTGCTTCTTTGATCCACCTCATCAACTCAGAAAGGACTCGAAGTTTTGGGCATTAATCTTCGTTGTTCTTGGAGTGGCAGCTCTCTTGGCACATCCAATGAGAGCATACTTTTTTGCTGTGGCAGGCTGTAAGTTAATAAGACGAGTACGATCGCTTTGCTTTGAGAAGGTGGTTTACATGGAAGCAAGTTGGTTTGATGAAGCCGAGCACTCAAGTGGTGCAATTGGTGCAAGGCTTTCAGGGAATGCAGCTTCTCTGCGAGGGCTGGTTGGAGATGCTCTCAGTTTGGCTGTGATGAATACATCAACTGCAATTGCTGGCTTTATTATTGCTTTTATGGCAAATTGGCAACTTGCTTTTATTATGCTTTTTATGCTGCCTCTACTAGGAATAAGTGGATATTTTCAAATGGAGATATTGAAAGGATTAAGTGCAAATGCAAAG ATCATGTACGAAGATGCAAGCCAAGTAGCTACCGATGCTGTGGGAAGTATTAGAACAATTGCTTCCTTTTGTGCTGAAGAAAAGATTACCAAGTTGTACCAAACAAAATGTGAAGGTCCTATCAAGGCAGGGATAAGGCAAGGTATAGTTAGTGGTATAGGCTTTGGGCTATCATTTTTCTTGCTCTTTTCTGTATACGCATGCAGTTTCTATGCTGGCGCACGACTTGTTGGAGCAGGCAAGACGACGTTCCAAGATGTTTTTCGG GTTTTCTTTGCTCTCACTATGACAGCTATCGCACTGTCTCAACAGAGTTCCTTTGCCCCTGATGCAAGTAAAGGAAAGAGCTCTGCTGCTTCTTTATTTGCAATTATTGACCGGAAATCAAAAATAGATGCTAGTGATAACTCTGGGACAACTATAGAAAACTTGAAGGGAGAAATTGAATTTCGCCATATTAGTTTCAAGTATCCAAATAGACCTAATGTACCAATCTTCCAGGATTTGTGCTTGACCATTCACTATGGGAAG ACAGTTGCTCTGGTAGGAGAAAGTGGAAGTGGCAAATCGACAGTGATCTCATTGCTGCAGAGATTTTACGATCCTGACTCGGGTTACATTACATTAGACGGTACCAAAATGCAAACATTACAGCTGAAGTGGTTGAGGCAACAAATGGGGTTGGTCAGCCAGGAGCCTCTGCTTTTTAATGACACTATAAGAGCCAACATTGCATATGGTAAGGATGGGAGTGCAACCGAGACTGAAATTATAGCAGCAGCAGAATTGGCAAATGCTCACAAGTTCATTAGTAGTTTACAACAG GGTTATGATACAATAGTAGGTGAACGAGGGGTTCAACTTTCTGGTGGACAGAAGCAAAGGGTAGCTATTGCAAGAGCTATAATGAAGGCACCAAAGATATTACTTCTAGATGAAGCCACCAGTGCCCTTGATGCTGAATCTGAACGAGTAGTTCAAGATGCACTGGACCAGGTTATGGTGGATCAAACTACAGTGGTGGTTGCGCATCGGCTATCCACGATTAAAGGTGCAAATTTAATAGCAGTTGTGAAAAATGGAGTCATTGCTGAGAAAGGAAAGCATGAGACTTTGATCAGTATCGAAGGTGGAACTTATGCTTCTTTGGTAGCACTACATGCAAGTACGTCATCTTAG
- the LOC101312432 gene encoding ABC transporter B family member 11-like → MADDHENQLGNGNVATEPAETASANAGEFKNTQLEDTSGNKSKEEEATNTVPYYKLFSFADSTDYMLMSFGTIGAIGNGMCLPLMTVIMGEVINSFGDSTDTKAVVHLVSKVALKFIYLAIGAAAAAFLQMSCWMITGERQAARIRSLYLKTILRQDVGYFDKEANTGEIVGRMSGDTVLIQEAMGEKVGTFIQLFATFIGGFVIAFAKGWLLTLVMLTSLPPLVFSGAVMSLTIRKLASRGQAAYSVGASVVEQTIGSIKTVASFTGEKQAITKYNNSLTKAYNSGVQEGLASGVGLGTVIFTIFCSYGLAIWYGGKMILEKGYNGGDVINVIFAVLTGSFSLGQASPCVSAFSAGQAAAYKMFETINRKPTIDVYDTRGLKAEEIRGDIELRDVYFSYPARPDEQIFTGFSLSIPSGATAALVGQSGSGKSTVISLIERFYDPQAGEILIDGINLKEFQLKWIREKIGLVSQEPVLFSGSIKDNIAYGKDGATIEEMRAAAELANAAKFIDKLPQGLDTMVGEHGTQLSGGQKQRVAIARAILKNPRILLLDEATSALDSESERVVQEALDRIMVNRTTVIVAHRLSTVRNADTIAVIHRGRIVEKGPHIELVKDPDGAYSQLIRLQEISNVSEHHVKNDQERLELSSSFRKLSSFKSLSRESEIGNSSRHSHSFSISHGAPTVTGIHETTPIEPDIPAVSSEVHPEVSLSRLAYLNKTEIPVLLLGTIAAAVCGVVFPVFGVLISSVIKSFFDTPHQLRKDSKFWALIFVVIGVVSLLAHPIRAYFFAVAGCKLIRRVRSMCFEKVVYMEASWFDEAEHSSGAIGARLSGNAASLRGLVGDALSLAVMNASTTIAGLVIAFLANWQLAFIILVMLPLLAISGYFQIEVIKGLSANAKKMYEGASQVATDAVGSIRTIASFCAEEKIIKLYQTKCEGPIKAGIRQGIVSGIGFGLSFFLLFSVYACSFYAGARLVEAGKTTFQDVFRVFFALTMTAMALSQQGSMAPDASKGKSSAASIFAILDRKSKIDASDDSGTTIENLKGEIEFSHVSFKYPNRPNVPIFQDLCLAIRYGKTVALVGESGSGKSTVVSLLQRFYDPDSGHITLDGTKLQTLQLKWLRQQMGLVSQEPILFNDTIRANIAYGKEGNVTEAEIIAAAELANAHKFISSLQKGYDTLVGERGVQLSGGQKQRVAIARAIMKAPKILLLDEATSALDAESERVVQDALDRVMVNRTTVVVAHRLSTIKGADLIAVVKNGVIAEKGKHETLISIKGGTYASLVALHASATS, encoded by the exons ATGGCTGATGATCACGAAAACCAGTTGGGTAACGGAAATGTAGCCACAGAGCCAGCAGAAACAGCATCAGCAAACGCAGGAGAATTCAAGAACACCCAATTAGAAGATACTTCTGGCAATAAGAGCAAGGAGGAGGAAGCAACCAACACAGTACCATACTACAAGCTTTTCTCATTTGCTGATTCCACGGATTACATGTTAATGTCTTTTGGTACGATCGGCGCAATTGGAAATGGAATGTGTCTGCCTCTAATGACAGTGATCATGGGAGAAGTGATTAACTCCTTTGGAGACTCTACGGATACCAAAGCTGTGGTTCATCTTGTTTCCAAG GTAGCGCTAAAGTTCATTTACTTGGCTATAGGGGCAGCTGCTGCTGCATTTTTAC AAATGTCTTGTTGGATGATCACTGGAGAGAGACAGGCTGCACGAATAAGAAGTTTATATTTGAAAACAATATTGCGGCAAGATGTTGGTTATTTTGATAAAGAAGCGAACACTGGGGAAATTGTTGGGAGAATGTCAGGTGATACTGTGCTTATTCAAGAGGCCATGGGGGAGAAG GTAGGAACTTTTATCCAGTTATTTGCAACATTTATAGGAGGCTTTGTCATAGCATTTGCCAAGGGATGGCTTCTCACCCTTGTCATGCTCACCTCTCTTCCCCCTCTTGTCTTTTCTGGTGCTGTCATGAGTCTCACTATAAGGAAGTTGGCATCCCGCGGACAAGCTGCTTATTCGGTTGGAGCAAGTGTGGTAGAGCAGACAATCGGTTCAATCAAAACT GTTGCTTCATTTACGGGGGAGAAGCAAGCTATAACAAAGTACAACAACTCCTTGACTAAAGCTTACAACTCTGGTGTGCAAGAGGGTTTAGCATCAGGGGTGGGTCTTGGTACGGTTATTTTTACTATATTCTGCAGTTATGGATTGGCTATCTGGTATGGCGGCAAAATGATACTTGAAAAGGGTTACAATGGAGGAGATGTCATTAATGTGATTTTTGCTGTCTTGACTGGCTCTTT CTCTCTGGGGCAAGCATCTCCATGCGTGAGTGCATTTTCCGCTGGACAAGCTGCTGCTTATAAGATGTTCGAGACAATTAACAGAAAGCCAACTATAGATGTGTATGACACCAGAGGACTAAAAGCAGAAGAGATCCGTGGAGATATTGAACTGAGGGATGTTTATTTTAGTTATCCAGCAAGACCAGATGAGCAAATATTCACTGGATTCTCTCTCTCAATACCTAGTGGTGCAACTGCTGCTTTAGTTGGACAAAGTGGAAGTGGTAAATCAACTGTCATCAGTTTGATTGAAAGATTTTATGACCCCCAAGCTGGTGAAATTCTTATTGATGGGATTAATCTTAAGGAGTTCCAACTGAAATGGATCAGAGAGAAAATAGGCCTTGTTAGCCAGGAACCAGTTTTGTTTAGTGGCAGCATTAAAGATAATATTGCCTATGGAAAAGATGGTGCAACAATTGAAGAAATGAGGGCTGCTGCTGAGCTGGCCAATGCTGCAAAATTCATAGACAAACTACCTCAG GGACTAGATACAATGGTTGGTGAGCATGGAACTCAGCTATCTGGGGGCCAAAAGCAGAGAGTTGCCATAGCAAGAGCAATTCTGAAGAACCCGAGAATTCTACTTTTAGATGAAGCCACAAGCGCTCTTGACTCAGAATCTGAGAGAGTTGTGCAAGAGGCATTAGACAGAATTATGGTTAACAGGACTACTGTCATTGTAGCTCACCGATTGAGCACAGTGAGGAATGCTGATACCATTGCAGTAATACATCGGGGGAGAATTGTTGAAAAAG GACCACATATTGAACTAGTTAAGGATCCAGATGGTGCATATAGCCAACTTATAAGGCTGCAAGAGATTAGTAATGTGTCAGAACATCATGTGAAAAATGATCAGGAAAGGCTAGAGCTTTCCTCAAGTTTTCGGAAACTTTCTTCTTTCAAATCCTTAAGTAGGGAATCAGAAATAGGAAATAGTAGTCGCCATAGTCACTCGTTTTCAATCTCACATGGTGCTCCTACTGTGACTGGTATCCATGAAACAACACCTATTGAACCTGATATTCCAGCTGTATCATCAGAAGTTCATCCAGAAGTCTCACTTAGCCGCTTGGCTTACCTGAACAAGACAGAAATCCCAGTGCTACTTCTAGGTACTATTGCTGCAGCAGTCTGTGGAGTAGTCTTTCCTGTTTTTGGAGTGCTAATATCCAGCGTAATCAAGAGCTTCTTTGATACACCACATCAGCTAAGGAAGGACTCAAAGTTTTGGGCATTAATCTTTGTAGTTATAGGAGTGGTATCGCTCTTGGCGCATCCAATTAGAGCATACTTTTTTGCTGTGGCCGGGTGTAAGTTAATAAGACGAGTACGATCAATGTGCTTTGAGAAAGTTGTTTATATGGAAGCAAGTTGGTTTGATGAAGCTGAGCACTCGAGTGGTGCAATTGGTGCAAGGCTGTCAGGAAATGCAGCTTCTCTTCGAGGGCTGGTTGGTGATGCTCTCAGTTTAGCTGTTATGAATGCATCAACTACAATTGCTGGATTGGTTATTGCTTTTCTGGCAAACTGGCAACTTGCTTTTATCATCCTTGTTATGCTGCCTCTACTAGCAATCAGTGGATATTTTCAAATCGAGGTCATTAAAGGATTAAGTGCAAATGCAAAG AAAATGTACGAAGGTGCAAGCCAAGTAGCCACGGATGCCGTGGGGAGTATTAGAACAATTGCTTCCTTTTGTGCTGAAGAAAAGATTATCAAGTTGTACCAAACAAAATGTGAAGGTCCTATCAAGGCAGGGATAAGGCAAGGTATAGTTAGTGGAATAGGCTTTGGGCTATCATTCTTCTTGCTCTTTTCTGTATATGCATGCAGTTTCTATGCTGGGGCTCGACTTGTTGAAGCAGGCAAGACAACATTCCAGGATGTTTTTCGG GTTTTCTTTGCTCTCACTATGACAGCTATGGCTCTGTCTCAACAAGGTTCCATGGCCCCTGATGCAAGTAAAGGAAAGAGCTCTGCTGCTTCCATATTTGCAATTCTTGACCGAAAATCAAAAATAGATGCAAGTGATGATTCTGGAACAACTATAGAAAATTTGAAGGGAGAAATTGAATTTTCCCATGTTAGTTTCAAGTATCCAAATAGACCTAATGTACCAATCTTCCAGGATCTGTGCTTGGCTATTCGTTATGGGAAG ACAGTTGCTCTGGTTGGAGAAAGTGGAAGTGGGAAATCAACAGTGGTCTCACTGCTGCAGAGATTTTACGATCCTGATTCTGGTCACATTACATTAGATGGTACCAAATTGCAAACATTACAGCTGAAGTGGTTGAGGCAGCAAATGGGGCTGGTGAGCCAGGAGCCTATACTTTTCAATGACACCATCCGAGCCAACATTGCATATGGAAAAGAAGGTAATGTAACCGAGGCTGAAATTATAGCAGCAGCAGAATTGGCAAATGCTCACAAGTTCATTAGTAGTTTACAAAAG GGCTATGATACACTAGTAGGAGAGCGAGGGGTCCAACTTTCTGGTGGGCAGAAGCAGAGGGTAGCTATTGCAAGAGCTATAATGAAGGCACCAAAGATATTACTTCTAGATGAAGCCACCAGTGCTCTTGATGCTGAATCCGAAAGAGTGGTTCAAGATGCACTAGATCGAGTTATGGTGAATCGAACTACAGTGGTGGTTGCGCATCGGCTATCCACGATTAAGGGTGCAGATTTAATAGCAGTGGTGAAAAATGGTGTCATTGCAGAGAAAGGAAAGCATGAGACTTTAATCAGTATCAAGGGTGGAACTTATGCTTCTTTAGTTGCACTACATGCAAGTGCCACATCTTAG